The following are encoded together in the Oncorhynchus kisutch isolate 150728-3 linkage group LG8, Okis_V2, whole genome shotgun sequence genome:
- the LOC116374794 gene encoding WD repeat and FYVE domain-containing protein 3-like, whose product MCSSVEGFGLEAEARMTTWHVMMPAENGPDNRHSQEVSEGRQLLLKTVNRVSLTPVLSPRSPAAAEDSKLCVPNSCPVSKVASCC is encoded by the exons atgtgcAGTAGTGTGGAGGGTTTTGGTTTGGAGGCAGAGGCTCGTATGACCACCTGGCACGTCATGATGCCCGCTGAGAATGGACCTGATAACAGACACAGCCAGGAAGTTAGCGAAG GTCGCCAGCTGCTGCTGAAGACAGTAAACCGTGTGTCCCTAACTCCTGTCCTGTCCCCCAGGTCGCCAGCTGCTGCTGAAGACAGTAAACTGTGTGTCCCTAACTCCTGTCCTGTCTCCAAGGTCGCCAGCTGCTGCTGA